The stretch of DNA acgcttctgtacatgtttttgtgcagatccaggtacatcctatcagcctcgatattagtGCACTGTGTTGCTACTtttgagacttcaaggtacacctgcccgcgtccgTAGGCTTCAGAGCCCCCTTCTACCctatttttcttatttctttatgttttgagaGACAGTGATGTATAGAATTGTTCAacattgtatctagagcttgtgacttataactcaccgggttttggaaaattatacgtattgagcttatagtctattgatgaaattgttgatgttttgaaattttaagtttttatttgatatttccgcatattgttaggcttacatagtcttagagacaagGTGCCATCACGAAATCCTACGgaggggatttggggtcgtgacaagttagtatcagagctccaagttcataggtgttatgagtcacaagcaggtttagtacagtctcacggatcggtacgaagacttctgtacttatctttgggaggctatggaactgttaggaaaagctttacttctttgattccttatcgtgcgaaatcttTGATGtcggattctaaatttctatctttctattctctcacagatggtgaggtcACGTATAACCGGATCAGATAACCAGACAACCGCGCCTcctgctagagccgcaagagaccgaggccggggtagaggctgaggacgtccacgtggtgcaacaAGTGCACCCGCACCAGCTTTCCAGGAGACTCTTGCcaagtttctgagcatgtttggtactttaGCTTAGGCaaggttgatcccacttgctcctgccatatctcaggtcgggagaggagcacagactcccgcttcTTGTACGCTAGAGCCATGGGTCCAGGTTGACCAAGTCCCATaggtcataccagtgcagccggtagccccagttcagcccgaggatAGGGAAGCAGTTTCTGAGGAGGATAAGCTcatgctcgagaggtacaagaattaccaccctcctactttcaatggCTTGGCGTCTGAGGATGCCcgaggttttcttgaggagtgccatcgtatcctccgtactatgggtattgcgtAGTCTAGTGGGGTTACTTTCATTACGTTAAGGCTTAGGGGAGTGGCTTATCAGTGGTgacgagcatatgagttgggtggtccggctgaggcaacttcaattacttggactcagttctcggatatgttcttgagggagtatgttcctcataGTTATATAGATGCATGGACCGCAGCATTTGAGAAGTTGCGCCAttgttctatgaccgtgtcggaaTATGCAGTctggttcagtgatttggctaggcatgcactagcCTTGGTTGTTACTGTTAGAGAGCGGTTCCGACGATTTATCgatgggctcaaccccagtatcagatttagcatgacCCAAGAGTttgagatggacatcacataccaacaggtagtGGGGATAGCTAGGAGATTAAAAGGTatgttgactcgggagagagaggagagggaggccaagaggtctcgagattctggcacatatagttgtagacgtgccccagttgcagcttgTCATGGTAGGGTCTATGTGAGTCGCCCTATTCATTctgcacttccagcttccagtggtattctagccactcctaggcctcaggctccctattatgcactgccattATTTAATGCACCTTCTACACGGGGTACTTTCAGCGGttagtccagtcgatcaggcctaAGCCAGGCATAGGAGCCAAGCCCTccaagagcttattttgagtgtggtgacactcatcatatggtgagggattaccGCAGACTCAGGAGGAGTGCACCTCCATGGACTACTCAGGCTCCGCGTGCTCCACCGGCTACCACACCAGTTACCACTCCACCCGCACAACCAGCTCGAAGTGGAGGTCGagcgggtagaggtcgccctagaggggaggccaggccatataTTATGATCTTCCTTCTAggatggaggcagttgcatccgactctttcgtcataggtattgttctggtctgtgatagagatgcatcaatcttatttgatcgaggctccacttattcctatgtgtcatcttattttgctccgtatttgggtatatcccgtgattctttgagttctcttgtATATGTGACTACACCTGTGGGAAATTCTATTGTTGTTAACTATGTGTATCAgttgtgtttggttgttcttagttaTTTTGAGACCAAGGCGGATCTATTGTTGCTAAGTATGGTatatttggtgttattttgggcatagagtggttgtcgccctatcatgatattcttgattgtcatgccaagatcgtgacgctggctatgccaggattatcACGGTAAGAGTGGATGGGTACTTTAAATTATGTTCCTAGCcgggttatttcatttctaaaggatcaacggatggttgagaagggtgtgatgcgtatctttcatatgtgagagatgtcaatattgatactcctaccgttgagtcagttatggtagtgagggattatccagatgtattcccggcggatctttcgggcatgccgcccgacagagatattgactttggtattgatttgttatcggacactcaacctatttcaattccaccttatcgtatggccccagcaaaattgaaagagttaaaggaaccgTTGCAAGAGTTTCTTaatggcttcattcggcccagtgtgttacATTGGGGGTGCTCCAGTcatatttgtaaagaagaaggatggttctttgcatatgtgtattgattatagccagttgaacaaggttacaatgaagaacatgtatccattaccacgtattgatgacctattttatcagcttcagggtgccagagtgttctctaagattgacttgcatttaGGCtaacatcagttgaagatttgggagccatatatcccgaagcacctgaggactgtgcttcagaccttgagagaaaagatgtTATATGCAAAgattttgaagtgtgaattctgtctagatttagtggcattttggggtcatgtagtGTTGagtgagggaatcaaggtagatccgaagaagattgacgCAGTACAGatttggcccagacca from Nicotiana tomentosiformis chromosome 11, ASM39032v3, whole genome shotgun sequence encodes:
- the LOC138901347 gene encoding uncharacterized protein, with product MFLREYVPHSYIDAWTAAFEKLRHCSMTVSEYAVWFSDLARHALALVVTVRERFRRFIDGLNPSIRFSMTQEFEMDITYQQVVGIARRLKGMLTREREEREAKRSRDSGTYSCRRAPVAACHGRVYVSRPIHSALPASSGILATPRPQAPYYALPLFNAPSTRGTFSDLVAFWGHVVLSEGIKVDPKKIDAVQIWPRPSSAMEIQSFLGLAWYYCRFVEVFSSTAAPMTRLTQKGALFRWTVKFEESFQKLKTTLTITPVLVLPTDKQEVNHVAPVVEVLSYLELRSSVEAAESAQGKRKKAVKASSSKKAKIEV